One Pseudomonas entomophila genomic window carries:
- a CDS encoding serine/threonine-protein kinase → MNLGSGDALDVLDALEQDSESTYFAFNQAIAPEPARTGKGRRKRRGKGRAPATAQAPAATPARALPPLPDVLAGRYRLERLLGAGGMGRVYRARDLLQERFGDPQPLLALKLMSDQLATAPDANALLFNEYALTSRLRHPNLVRLQGFAVDPESDRGFITMELMRGTSLDRLLCDQPMGLAWAQVREIAVPLLDVLACVHSQGVVHGDLKPSNVMLTDDGLRLFDFGLGMALEGPLAGLPHLSHGRFEAWTPAYAAPELFEGGTPSTASDLYAVACVLYELVTGRHPFDRVLSLKAREQGLQHSLRVPENMPAKAWAALRMALAFDPGQRSIGAAQLRDAFAARGFWSRFGK, encoded by the coding sequence ATGAACCTTGGCAGCGGCGACGCGCTGGATGTGCTCGACGCACTCGAGCAAGACAGCGAGTCGACCTATTTCGCATTCAACCAGGCCATCGCGCCCGAGCCCGCCCGCACCGGCAAGGGCCGGCGCAAGCGGCGGGGCAAGGGGCGGGCACCTGCCACCGCGCAGGCGCCGGCCGCCACCCCGGCGCGTGCGCTGCCACCGTTGCCCGACGTGCTCGCCGGGCGCTACCGCCTGGAGCGCCTGCTCGGTGCGGGCGGCATGGGCCGGGTGTACCGCGCCCGCGACCTGTTGCAGGAGCGCTTCGGCGACCCGCAACCGCTGCTGGCGCTGAAACTGATGAGCGACCAGTTGGCCACCGCTCCGGACGCCAACGCCCTGCTGTTCAACGAGTACGCCCTGACCAGCCGCCTGCGCCACCCCAATCTGGTACGCCTGCAAGGCTTCGCCGTCGATCCGGAGAGCGATCGTGGCTTCATCACCATGGAACTGATGCGCGGCACTTCCCTCGATCGCCTGCTCTGCGACCAGCCGATGGGCCTGGCCTGGGCGCAGGTGCGCGAGATCGCCGTGCCGCTGCTCGATGTGCTCGCCTGCGTGCACAGCCAGGGCGTGGTACATGGCGACCTCAAGCCCAGCAACGTGATGCTCACCGACGACGGCCTGCGCCTGTTCGACTTCGGCCTGGGCATGGCCCTGGAAGGCCCGCTGGCCGGCCTGCCGCACCTGAGCCATGGCCGCTTCGAGGCCTGGACCCCAGCGTATGCCGCGCCGGAGCTGTTCGAAGGCGGCACCCCAAGCACCGCCAGTGACCTGTATGCGGTGGCCTGCGTGCTGTACGAACTGGTCACTGGTCGTCACCCGTTCGACCGTGTGCTGTCGTTAAAGGCCCGCGAGCAGGGCCTGCAGCATTCGCTGCGGGTGCCGGAAAACATGCCGGCCAAGGCCTGGGCGGCCTTGCGCATGGCCCTGGCCTTCGACCCCGGGCAACGCAGCATCGGCGCCGCGCAGCTGCGCGATGCGTTTGCCGCGCGTGGCTTTTGGTCGAGATTTGGAAAGTGA
- a CDS encoding PP2C family protein-serine/threonine phosphatase, with the protein MQPATPWRSAARTDPGKVRARNEDAFLDCPQQGLWAVADGMGGHEAGDVASQMIVESLAELPASSTFDERVVAVRQCLHWINRRLGQELTVSVEGQARIIGSTVVTLLLEGRRGACVWAGDSRCYLWRGQRLYQLTRDHSLQQQLIDKERMSAEQAREHPSARALTRAVGASASLTLEVLEFEACPGDVFLLCSDGLYDGVESGGLGHALDLASPGEALQRLFETALGGSAKDNLTAVVIHR; encoded by the coding sequence ATGCAGCCTGCCACCCCCTGGCGCAGCGCGGCGCGCACCGACCCGGGCAAGGTCCGTGCGCGCAATGAGGACGCCTTTCTCGACTGCCCGCAGCAGGGGCTGTGGGCAGTCGCCGATGGCATGGGCGGCCACGAGGCTGGCGATGTCGCCAGCCAGATGATCGTCGAGAGCCTGGCCGAACTGCCGGCCAGCAGCACGTTCGACGAGCGCGTGGTCGCCGTGCGCCAGTGCCTGCACTGGATCAACCGGCGGCTCGGCCAGGAGCTCACCGTGAGCGTCGAAGGCCAGGCGCGGATCATCGGCAGCACCGTGGTCACCCTGCTGCTCGAAGGCCGCCGCGGTGCCTGCGTGTGGGCCGGCGACAGCCGCTGTTATTTATGGCGCGGCCAGCGCCTGTACCAACTGACCCGTGATCACTCGCTGCAGCAGCAACTGATCGACAAGGAGCGCATGAGCGCCGAGCAGGCCCGCGAGCACCCCTCGGCGCGGGCCTTGACCCGTGCAGTCGGTGCCAGTGCCAGCCTGACCCTGGAAGTGCTGGAGTTCGAGGCGTGCCCGGGTGATGTGTTCCTGCTGTGCAGCGACGGCCTGTACGACGGCGTGGAGAGCGGTGGCCTGGGCCACGCGCTGGACCTGGCCTCGCCTGGCGAAGCCCTGCAACGCCTGTTCGAAACCGCCCTGGGCGGTTCGGCGAAAGACAACCTGACCGCAGTGGTGATCCACCGATGA
- a CDS encoding type VI secretion system tip protein VgrG has product MFAAADQTHFSLHIDGLEHDFQVLAFDGSEAISQVYAIDLELVSEHPSRDLESLLHKPAFLQLGDDGRGLHGLIYRAAQGEAGKRLTRYQVTLRPQLAYLAHRINQRMFQQLSVPKIIAQVLEEHGILANAYQFQLGAVYPEREYCVQYDESNLQFVQRLCEEEGIHYHFRHSAEGHQLVFGDDQTVFRKLAPVAYQQDAGLVADTPMIKRFGLRVETRTSSVTRRDYDFKKPLIQLEGESVSHAEPELEDYDYPGRFLDRARGKHLATRALERHRSDFRLAEGRSDQPLLASGHFLTLSAHPNAAWNDLWLLTEVHHQGRQPQVLEEAITSDVDAKYDGFQQGYRNFFSATPWDATYRPPLEHPKPRILGTQRAVVSGPAGEEIYCDEYGRIKVQFFWDREGRSDDKSSVWMRVASGWAGQGIASLQLPRVGMEVLVSFLEGDPDQPLVTGCLYHGVNMPHYKLPDLKTLATIKSKEYKGSRNNELRIDDTTSEISIALRSDHGASALNLGYLTHPRPSGGAPRGEGFELRTDRHGAVRAAGGLLITTEPRANEAKHHKDLPETAERLATASEQQDSLAELAKQMQAQEPGDQDAVAKRLHEQHQGILGSGPVNQSANEFPEFAQPHLVLSSPAGIALTTPGPNHITTGEHLALSSTGHTSMSVGKRLLASASQGMRLFVQSLGWKLVSASGDIDIRALKDNINLLAKLDITANADRIVLTAKTELVIQGGGSATTYNAGGITHVTSANYTAHAAQFAHIGAASKAGTFPEPPKPGKGDLELLYQYANSKGVKTGDYDVIDALGKSIKGSLDSKGFNQAAGAAVGPLWVDFGLDPADTWADGSHFGASAWPAQAGLGEPSAAQMAEVGEVLSSAKGEGGLLAKGMSAMQQGMDKGKGLMQNAMAQGKSMAQGLMGPGGNGLLEQGKALAGTGLQLAKSGQAALQKAQQVKAAVGGDTGAMAQLASNVVPGAAPTLKAASALKQLPSLPKLSAPTNPGKGLLSHEVLA; this is encoded by the coding sequence ATGTTTGCCGCCGCCGACCAGACCCATTTCAGCTTGCACATCGACGGCCTGGAGCACGACTTCCAGGTACTCGCCTTCGACGGCAGCGAAGCCATCAGCCAGGTGTACGCCATCGACCTGGAACTGGTCAGCGAGCACCCCTCGCGGGACCTGGAAAGCCTGCTGCACAAGCCCGCGTTCCTCCAGCTCGGTGACGACGGCCGCGGCCTGCACGGCCTGATCTATCGCGCCGCGCAAGGCGAGGCGGGCAAGCGCCTGACCCGTTACCAGGTCACCCTGCGCCCGCAACTGGCCTACCTGGCCCACCGCATCAACCAACGCATGTTCCAGCAGCTGAGCGTGCCGAAGATCATCGCCCAGGTACTGGAAGAGCACGGCATCCTCGCCAATGCCTACCAGTTCCAGCTGGGCGCCGTGTACCCGGAGCGTGAGTACTGCGTGCAGTACGACGAGTCCAACCTGCAGTTCGTCCAGCGCCTGTGCGAAGAAGAGGGCATCCACTACCACTTCCGTCACAGCGCCGAGGGCCACCAACTGGTGTTCGGCGACGACCAGACGGTGTTCCGCAAGCTGGCCCCGGTGGCCTACCAGCAGGACGCCGGGCTGGTGGCCGACACGCCGATGATCAAGCGCTTCGGCCTGCGCGTGGAAACCCGCACCAGCAGCGTCACCCGCCGCGACTACGACTTCAAGAAACCGCTGATCCAGCTCGAAGGCGAGTCAGTCAGCCACGCCGAGCCGGAGCTCGAAGACTACGACTACCCCGGGCGCTTCCTCGACCGCGCCCGCGGCAAGCACCTGGCCACCCGCGCCCTGGAGCGCCACCGCAGCGACTTCCGCCTGGCCGAAGGGCGCAGCGACCAGCCGTTGCTGGCCAGCGGGCACTTCCTGACCCTGAGCGCGCACCCCAACGCCGCCTGGAACGACCTCTGGCTGCTCACCGAGGTGCACCACCAGGGCCGCCAGCCCCAGGTGCTGGAAGAAGCCATCACCAGCGACGTCGACGCCAAGTACGACGGCTTCCAGCAGGGCTACCGCAATTTCTTCAGCGCCACCCCGTGGGACGCCACCTACCGCCCGCCGCTCGAACACCCCAAGCCGCGCATCCTCGGCACCCAGCGCGCGGTGGTCAGCGGCCCGGCCGGCGAGGAGATCTACTGCGACGAATACGGCCGTATCAAGGTGCAGTTCTTCTGGGACCGCGAAGGCCGCTCGGACGACAAGTCCAGCGTGTGGATGCGCGTGGCCTCCGGCTGGGCCGGGCAGGGCATCGCCAGCCTGCAGCTGCCCCGGGTCGGTATGGAAGTGCTGGTCAGCTTCCTCGAAGGCGACCCCGACCAGCCCCTGGTGACCGGCTGCCTGTACCACGGCGTGAACATGCCGCACTACAAGCTGCCCGACCTGAAAACCCTCGCTACGATCAAGAGCAAGGAATACAAGGGCAGCCGCAACAACGAACTGCGCATCGACGACACCACCAGCGAAATCAGCATCGCCCTGCGCAGCGACCACGGCGCCAGTGCGCTGAACCTCGGCTACCTGACGCACCCACGCCCGAGCGGCGGCGCCCCCCGTGGCGAAGGCTTCGAGCTGCGCACCGATCGCCACGGCGCCGTGCGCGCAGCCGGTGGCCTGCTGATCACCACCGAACCCCGCGCCAACGAAGCCAAGCACCACAAGGACCTGCCCGAAACCGCCGAACGCCTGGCCACCGCCAGCGAGCAGCAGGACAGCCTGGCGGAACTGGCCAAGCAGATGCAGGCCCAGGAGCCCGGCGACCAGGACGCCGTGGCCAAGCGCCTGCACGAACAGCACCAGGGCATCCTCGGCAGCGGCCCGGTCAACCAGAGCGCCAACGAGTTCCCCGAATTCGCCCAGCCGCACCTGGTGCTGTCGAGCCCGGCCGGCATCGCCCTGACCACCCCCGGCCCCAACCACATCACCACCGGCGAGCACCTGGCGCTGAGCAGCACCGGCCACACCAGCATGTCCGTCGGCAAGCGCCTGCTGGCCAGCGCCAGCCAGGGCATGCGCCTGTTCGTGCAGAGCCTGGGCTGGAAACTGGTGTCGGCCTCCGGCGACATCGACATCCGCGCCCTCAAGGACAACATCAACCTGCTGGCCAAGCTGGACATCACCGCCAACGCCGACCGCATCGTGCTCACCGCCAAGACCGAGCTGGTGATCCAGGGCGGCGGCAGCGCCACCACCTACAACGCTGGCGGCATCACCCATGTCACCAGCGCCAACTACACCGCCCATGCGGCGCAGTTCGCCCATATCGGCGCCGCCAGCAAGGCCGGCACCTTCCCCGAACCGCCGAAACCCGGCAAGGGCGACCTGGAGCTGCTGTACCAGTACGCCAACAGCAAGGGCGTGAAGACCGGCGACTACGACGTGATCGACGCCCTGGGCAAGTCGATCAAGGGCAGTTTGGATAGCAAAGGTTTCAACCAGGCAGCAGGGGCCGCCGTTGGGCCACTGTGGGTCGACTTTGGCCTCGACCCTGCTGATACCTGGGCCGATGGCAGCCACTTTGGTGCCTCTGCCTGGCCTGCACAGGCGGGACTGGGAGAACCGTCTGCCGCGCAGATGGCGGAAGTTGGCGAGGTGCTTAGCAGTGCAAAAGGTGAAGGCGGATTGCTAGCTAAGGGGATGTCGGCAATGCAACAAGGCATGGACAAAGGCAAGGGACTGATGCAGAACGCGATGGCACAAGGAAAATCGATGGCCCAGGGCCTGATGGGCCCCGGCGGCAACGGCCTGCTGGAACAGGGCAAGGCCCTGGCCGGCACGGGCCTGCAACTGGCGAAAAGCGGCCAGGCTGCTTTGCAGAAGGCGCAACAGGTCAAGGCCGCTGTCGGCGGCGACACCGGCGCCATGGCCCAGCTGGCCAGCAACGTGGTGCCCGGCGCGGCGCCCACGCTCAAGGCCGCCAGCGCCCTCAAGCAACTGCCGAGCCTGCCCAAGCTCAGCGCCCCCACCAATCCAGGCAAGGGCCTGCTGAGCCATGAGGTGCTGGCATGA
- the tssM gene encoding type VI secretion system membrane subunit TssM, whose amino-acid sequence MKNFFKKVGAFLAKTWVWSLLLVLALALLVWFAGPLLAVADNKFWEDAAARLLTISVLFLLWGLWMVFASWRANNRKQAELESEDGRERLEREERKEEEGKEIKARFKHALSTLKHSSLYGGRSERWRRDLPWYLVLGPQGAGKTSLIDHSGLEFPINALERKLARDPSNGDFCDFYFAEQAVLVDTAGRFLNQSDSEIDGSAWRVMLDQLRLRRRNRPLNGVVVTVPLDTLLGGEAAVNDLAQKVRSRLQELRQRLHVEVPVYLVLSKTDRLQGFDAFFDQQSREENEQVFGITFGKGQNGADTELLAKEFQGLLQRLGDQVTQRMHHERNTLRRARILDFPHQLGRIGDQLCLFVDAAFTGNRYQRASQLRGFYLTSAPHQAPQVDSDNGYHPGQPGRAAPQGRSRFILQLFSRVIFPEYDLAGLDQRERRRIHWGQRAVYLGALAALALFGVLWAGSFSGNHERLEQVRELGQQWHRQHVGLGARDDALAALKPLDTAWQASRVFPERSDASWLHRGGLYQGVPANEVLQPAYQRELETLLLPRVAQMVEGQIRGNLKSRERLLNSLRAYLMLGMPDRRDQGWLKDWVAAGWSQQYPGNTAVQEGLNAHFGRLLEQPFAYPLNDALVAQARQVLRAESLASVVYRVLREQARSLPEYRLSQQLGPQASQFVGIDYPIPGFYTSQGYQQYFSVQGANLVNDILRDNWVLGEGSGISDMDMRRLMVELEQLYFRDYANYWGEAINQVGLIPFNDAGESADQMSALTAANSPLLLLLTEVRENTRFPVLAETPDEGSQAAEAAAGKAAAKKLGKGGAAVAGAVADKARDALAKKPLPDTARMALQRRFEPLHRLLDDNNGPGPDLAPTMQALNDLQQQMAGLARSNQAEEASYQMAKARMSGQRDALSSLRNSTTRLPRPVAGWFNLLSDDIWRMVLNDTYSYLNQRYQSELYSFYGRAIESRYPFNAHGTSDVAISDFRDFFKAQGVADRFFDTYMRPFVSGEAGTFRLRSLDGQSLPMARAYLEQMGAAQTIRQSFFAQNPEEPQVQFKLEPYTLDPSVSRAEFRFGDTVIDYRHGPIVSTSLKWPTEAQDGNSSLTLEQLNGRPMALEKNGGPWSLFRLLDLMQTEYLKGRDTMVLKANVGGMRANYLLTSQRTPNPFDMNVLRGFRLPGEL is encoded by the coding sequence ATGAAGAATTTTTTCAAGAAAGTAGGCGCCTTCCTCGCCAAGACCTGGGTCTGGAGCCTGCTGCTGGTGCTGGCCCTGGCCTTGCTGGTGTGGTTCGCCGGGCCACTGCTGGCGGTGGCCGACAACAAGTTCTGGGAAGACGCCGCGGCGCGTTTGCTGACCATCAGCGTGCTGTTCCTGCTGTGGGGCCTGTGGATGGTGTTCGCCAGTTGGCGCGCCAACAACCGCAAGCAAGCCGAGCTTGAGAGCGAGGACGGCCGCGAGCGCCTGGAACGCGAGGAACGCAAGGAAGAGGAGGGCAAGGAGATCAAGGCCCGCTTCAAGCATGCCTTGTCCACGCTCAAGCATTCGAGCCTCTACGGTGGCCGCAGCGAACGCTGGCGCCGTGACCTGCCCTGGTACCTGGTGCTCGGTCCGCAGGGTGCGGGCAAGACCAGCCTGATCGACCATTCGGGCCTGGAGTTCCCGATCAACGCGCTGGAGCGCAAGCTCGCCCGTGATCCGTCCAATGGCGATTTCTGCGACTTCTACTTCGCCGAGCAAGCCGTGCTGGTGGATACCGCCGGGCGTTTCCTCAACCAGTCCGACAGCGAGATCGACGGCAGCGCCTGGCGGGTGATGCTCGACCAGCTGCGCCTGCGCCGGCGCAACCGCCCGCTCAATGGCGTGGTGGTCACCGTGCCGCTGGACACGCTGCTCGGCGGCGAGGCCGCGGTCAACGACCTGGCGCAGAAAGTCCGCTCGCGGCTGCAGGAGCTGCGCCAGCGCCTGCACGTCGAGGTGCCGGTGTACCTGGTGCTGAGCAAGACCGATCGCCTGCAAGGTTTCGACGCCTTCTTCGACCAGCAGTCGCGCGAAGAGAACGAGCAGGTGTTCGGCATCACCTTCGGCAAGGGCCAGAACGGCGCCGACACCGAGCTGCTGGCCAAGGAATTCCAAGGGCTGCTGCAACGCCTTGGTGACCAGGTCACCCAGCGCATGCACCACGAGCGCAACACCCTGCGCCGGGCGCGGATCCTCGATTTCCCGCACCAGCTGGGGCGCATCGGCGACCAGTTGTGCCTGTTCGTCGACGCCGCCTTCACCGGCAACCGCTACCAGCGCGCCAGCCAGCTGCGCGGCTTCTACCTGACCAGCGCGCCGCACCAGGCGCCGCAGGTGGACAGCGACAATGGTTACCATCCCGGCCAGCCCGGGCGAGCCGCGCCACAGGGGCGCTCGCGTTTCATCCTGCAGCTGTTCAGCCGGGTGATCTTCCCCGAGTACGACCTGGCCGGCCTCGACCAGCGCGAACGTCGACGCATCCATTGGGGCCAGCGTGCGGTCTACCTCGGCGCCCTCGCGGCGCTGGCGCTGTTCGGCGTGCTGTGGGCCGGCAGTTTCTCCGGCAACCATGAACGCCTGGAGCAGGTACGTGAGCTGGGCCAGCAATGGCACCGCCAGCACGTTGGCCTGGGCGCCCGCGACGACGCCCTGGCCGCGCTCAAGCCGCTGGACACCGCCTGGCAGGCTTCGCGCGTGTTCCCTGAGCGCAGCGACGCTTCGTGGCTGCACCGCGGTGGCCTGTACCAGGGCGTGCCGGCCAACGAAGTACTGCAGCCGGCCTACCAGCGCGAGCTGGAAACCCTCCTGCTGCCACGGGTAGCACAGATGGTCGAAGGGCAGATTCGCGGTAACCTGAAAAGCCGTGAGCGGCTGCTCAACAGCCTGCGCGCCTACCTGATGCTCGGCATGCCCGACCGCCGCGACCAGGGCTGGCTCAAGGACTGGGTGGCGGCTGGCTGGTCGCAGCAGTACCCCGGCAACACCGCCGTGCAGGAAGGCCTGAACGCTCATTTCGGGCGCCTGCTCGAGCAGCCGTTCGCCTACCCGCTCAACGACGCCCTGGTGGCCCAGGCGCGCCAGGTGCTGCGCGCCGAGTCCCTGGCCAGCGTGGTCTACCGGGTATTGCGCGAACAGGCCCGCAGCCTGCCGGAGTACCGCCTGAGCCAGCAGCTCGGGCCGCAGGCCAGCCAGTTCGTTGGTATCGACTACCCGATCCCCGGCTTCTACACCTCCCAGGGTTACCAGCAGTACTTCTCGGTGCAGGGCGCCAACCTGGTCAACGACATCCTGCGCGACAACTGGGTGCTGGGCGAGGGCAGCGGCATCAGTGACATGGACATGCGCCGGCTGATGGTCGAGCTGGAGCAGCTGTACTTCCGCGACTACGCCAACTACTGGGGCGAGGCGATCAACCAGGTCGGCCTGATCCCGTTCAACGACGCGGGCGAAAGCGCCGACCAGATGTCGGCGCTGACCGCCGCCAACTCGCCGCTGCTGCTGTTGCTCACCGAGGTGCGCGAGAACACCCGCTTCCCGGTGCTGGCGGAAACCCCGGACGAAGGCAGCCAGGCGGCCGAGGCCGCGGCTGGCAAGGCCGCCGCCAAGAAGCTCGGCAAGGGCGGCGCGGCAGTGGCCGGCGCCGTGGCCGACAAGGCCCGCGATGCCCTGGCCAAGAAGCCGCTGCCGGACACCGCGCGCATGGCCCTGCAACGGCGCTTCGAGCCGCTGCACCGGTTGCTCGACGACAACAACGGCCCGGGCCCCGACCTGGCGCCGACCATGCAGGCGCTCAACGACCTGCAGCAGCAGATGGCCGGCCTGGCCCGTTCCAACCAGGCCGAGGAAGCCTCGTACCAGATGGCCAAGGCGCGCATGTCGGGCCAGCGTGATGCCCTGAGCAGCCTGCGTAACAGCACCACGCGCCTGCCGCGGCCAGTGGCCGGCTGGTTCAACCTGCTGTCCGACGACATTTGGCGCATGGTGCTCAACGACACCTACAGCTACCTCAACCAGCGCTACCAGAGCGAGCTGTACAGCTTCTATGGCCGCGCCATCGAGTCGCGCTACCCGTTCAACGCTCATGGCACCAGCGATGTGGCGATCAGCGATTTCCGCGATTTCTTCAAGGCTCAAGGTGTGGCGGACCGCTTCTTCGATACCTACATGCGCCCGTTCGTCAGCGGTGAAGCCGGCACCTTCCGCCTGCGCAGCCTCGATGGCCAGAGCCTGCCGATGGCCAGGGCCTACCTGGAGCAGATGGGCGCGGCCCAGACCATCCGCCAGAGCTTCTTCGCGCAGAACCCGGAAGAGCCGCAGGTGCAGTTCAAGCTCGAGCCGTACACCCTCGACCCGTCGGTGAGCCGCGCCGAGTTCCGCTTCGGCGACACGGTGATCGACTACCGCCACGGCCCGATCGTCTCCACCAGCCTGAAGTGGCCGACCGAAGCCCAGGACGGCAACAGCAGCCTGACCCTGGAGCAGCTCAACGGCCGCCCCATGGCGCTGGAGAAGAACGGCGGCCCGTGGTCGCTGTTCCGCCTGCTCGACCTGATGCAGACCGAGTACCTCAAGGGCCGCGACACCATGGTGCTCAAGGCCAATGTCGGCGGCATGCGCGCCAACTACCTGCTGACCAGCCAGCGCACGCCGAACCCGTTCGACATGAACGTGCTGCGCGGCTTCCGCCTGCCAGGGGAGCTGTGA
- a CDS encoding Hcp family type VI secretion system effector, which yields MATPAYMAVTGEKQGLITAGAFTADSVGNTYQEGHEDQVMVQGFEHEVIIPRDPQSGQPTGQRVHKPVKITKVFDKASPLLLAALTSGERMTKVEIKWYRTSAQGTQEHYYTTVLEDAIIVDIKDYMHNCQDPANAHFTHLEDVYFTYRKITWTHEVSGTSGSDDWRAPVAG from the coding sequence ATGGCAACTCCCGCCTACATGGCCGTCACCGGCGAAAAACAAGGTCTGATCACCGCTGGCGCCTTCACCGCCGACTCGGTGGGCAACACCTACCAGGAAGGCCACGAAGACCAGGTCATGGTCCAGGGCTTCGAGCACGAAGTGATCATCCCGCGTGACCCGCAGTCCGGCCAGCCGACCGGCCAGCGCGTGCACAAGCCGGTGAAGATCACCAAGGTCTTCGACAAGGCCTCGCCGCTGCTGCTGGCCGCCCTGACCTCGGGCGAGCGCATGACCAAGGTCGAGATCAAGTGGTACCGCACCTCGGCCCAGGGCACTCAAGAGCACTACTACACCACCGTCCTGGAAGACGCGATCATCGTCGACATCAAGGACTACATGCACAACTGCCAGGACCCGGCCAACGCCCACTTCACCCACCTGGAAGACGTGTACTTCACCTACCGCAAGATCACCTGGACCCACGAAGTGTCCGGTACTTCCGGTTCCGACGACTGGCGCGCGCCGGTCGCGGGCTAA